In a genomic window of Flavobacteriales bacterium:
- the dnaN gene encoding DNA polymerase III subunit beta translates to MKFIVSSTALLKQLQNLQGVLASSNTLPILDNFLFEIDGKQLTVTASDLETTITATMPVEAKEKGSVAIPARLLLDTLKAFPEQPLTFSIDPKHHGVELSSEQGKYKMTGFNGAEFPKSPALEGATSLSLPAGTLAKAINKAIFATGNDDLRPVMSGIFFELTEDDIRFVATDAHKLVRYKRTDVQAPKSASFIVPKKPLNLLKAALLGSNADLSIEFNESNAAFRFDNTLLVCRLIDGKYPNYEAVIPKTNPNKLTIDRGTFLSTVRRVSIFANKTTHQVRLHINGSQLTVSAEDLDYANEAREQLTCSYEGEEITIGFNSRFLMDMLNNMESEHVTLEMSAPNRAGILLPGEPGEPGEDILMLVMPVMLNN, encoded by the coding sequence ATGAAGTTCATAGTCTCCAGCACCGCCCTGCTCAAGCAATTGCAGAACCTGCAAGGCGTGCTCGCCAGCAGCAACACCCTGCCCATACTCGACAACTTCCTCTTCGAGATCGATGGCAAGCAGCTCACCGTCACCGCGAGCGACCTGGAGACCACCATCACGGCCACGATGCCCGTGGAAGCCAAGGAGAAGGGCAGCGTGGCCATTCCGGCTCGTTTGCTGCTCGATACGCTCAAGGCCTTTCCGGAGCAGCCGCTCACATTCAGCATCGACCCCAAGCATCACGGTGTGGAGCTGAGCAGCGAACAGGGCAAGTACAAGATGACCGGCTTCAATGGGGCCGAGTTCCCCAAGAGCCCGGCATTGGAAGGCGCCACCAGCCTTAGCCTGCCCGCCGGGACCCTGGCCAAAGCCATCAACAAGGCGATCTTCGCCACAGGTAACGACGACCTGCGGCCCGTGATGAGCGGCATCTTCTTCGAGCTCACGGAAGACGATATCCGCTTCGTGGCCACCGATGCGCATAAGCTGGTCCGGTACAAGCGCACCGATGTGCAAGCCCCGAAATCCGCCAGCTTCATCGTGCCGAAGAAGCCCTTGAACCTGCTGAAGGCCGCGCTGCTGGGAAGCAATGCCGACCTCAGCATCGAGTTCAACGAGAGCAACGCCGCCTTCCGCTTCGACAACACCCTGCTGGTGTGCCGCCTGATCGATGGCAAGTACCCCAACTACGAGGCGGTGATCCCGAAGACCAATCCCAACAAGCTCACCATCGACCGTGGCACCTTCCTGAGCACCGTGCGCCGCGTGAGCATCTTCGCCAACAAGACCACCCACCAGGTGCGGCTGCACATCAATGGGAGTCAGCTCACGGTGAGCGCTGAGGACCTTGATTACGCCAACGAGGCGCGCGAGCAGCTCACGTGCTCCTACGAGGGCGAGGAGATCACCATCGGCTTCAACTCCCGCTTCCTGATGGACATGCTCAACAACATGGAGAGCGAGCATGTCACCTTGGAGATGAGCGCGCCCAATCGCGCGGGCATCCTGCTGCCCGGTGAGCCCGGAGAACCCGGCGAGGACATCCTCATGCTGGTGATGCCGGTGATGCTCAACAACTGA